From a region of the Haematobia irritans isolate KBUSLIRL chromosome 4, ASM5000362v1, whole genome shotgun sequence genome:
- the Pdxk gene encoding pyridoxal kinase has protein sequence MSTMTNNREDIKRRVLSIQSHVVHGYVGNKSATFPLQVLGFEVDAINSVQFSNHTGYDVVKGQVLQEKELADLFSGLESNGLLKCYSHLLTGYIGNASFLRQVAKIVTKLRATDPNLIYVCDPVMGDNGQMYVPKELLPIYRDEIIPLADILTPNQYEVELLTEKKISDEKGIWEAVKWFHDRGIDTVVISSSDLGKPGQLRAFLSKKNGPRFALNIPKQGTNVSFTGTGDLFASLFLAHSYQTPASQLGDALERTIASLQAVISRTLESMSPDVIEGKRKLTSFDCELKLVQSKEAIEKPTIKLHAEEIK, from the exons ATGTCGACGATGACCAACAATAGAGAAGATATAAAGAGACGTGTATTGTCTATACAGAGTCATGTAGTACACGGCTATGTGGGCAATAAAAGTGCAACTTTTCCATTGCAA GTATTGGGGTTTGAAGTGGATGCAATAAACTCGGTGCAATTTTCGAACCATACCGGCTACGACGTCGTCAAAGGTCAGGTATTGCAGGAGAAAGAATTGG CTGATCTATTTAGCGGTCTTGAAAGTAATGGTCTGTTGAAATGTTATTCACATTTATTAACTGGCTACATAGGGAATGCTTCCTTCCTTAGGCAAGTcgctaaaattgtgaccaaacttAGGGCTACAGATCcaaatttgatatatg TTTGCGATCCAGTAATGGGCGACAATGGCCAAATGTACGTACCCAAGGAATTGCTTCCTATTTATCGTGATGAAATAATACCTTTAGCAGATATTTTAACCCCTAATCAATACGAAGTTGAACTTCTCACTGAAAAGAAAATATCGGATGAAAAAGGCATTTGGGAGGCTGTGAAATGGTTTCATGATCGAGGCATTGATACTGTTGTTATTTCTAGTAGTGATCTCGGTAAACCTGGTCAGCTCCGTGCATTTCTGAGCAAAAAGAATGGACCTCGCTTTGCTCTTAACATACCCAAGCAAGGTACAAATGTATCATTCACCGGTACTGGAGACTTATTTGCTTCGCTATTCTTAGCTCACAGTTATCAAACACCGGCATCACAGCTCGGTGATGCATTGGAGCGAACTATAGCTTCATTGCAAGCGGTCATAAGCCGTACTTTAGAATCAATGTCTCCAGATGTTATTGAGGGTAAAAGAAAATTGACTTCTTTTGATTGTGAATTAAAACTAGTTCAAAGCAAAGAGGCAATTGAAAAGCCTACAATAAAATTACATGctgaagaaattaaataa
- the mRpS35 gene encoding mitochondrial ribosomal protein S35, with translation MSPLTRLLERNLRIKNSTEKLRFLSAQASPTTDSKVDEEDEEFRVLNLRATQQKSQTRREYKKPEVSPPRTLKMATDQDWTAVWPAPRSFHPASVPLPIRQGFTVKGAAPPSKYANAELMKIPNFLHLTPPAIKQQCEALKKFCTPWPKGLESEEKWKKHFPVDVVSTDYCQALPTIRNPEARRVTLTLKLSQLKFDAHAKDKFLRLVGDRYNSENDTLTIVADRCPMRKQNYDYAMYLLTACYHESFVTEPWEATKCEADMEYYQYERNKSKLSVESILNWGKSSSDSKTEASKGFVDSLEKLINDGENEYNLRKYKEEVIKLIGIRV, from the exons atgtcGCCTTTAACGAGATTATTGGAACGAAACCTTCGCATAAAAAACAGCACTGAAAAATTACGTTTTCTCAGCGCACAGGCGTCTCCAACAACCGATAGTAAAGTCGATGAGGAAGATGAAG AGTTTCGAGTCCTAAATTTGCGGGCCACGCAACAAAAATCTCAAACGAGGCGAGAATACAAAAAGCCGGAGGTTTCGCCACCCCGAACTTTAAAGATGGCTACAGATCAAGACTGGACTGCAGTTTGGCCCGCCCCACGTTCCTTCCATCCGGCTTCTGTACCTCTGCCAATACGACAGGGCTTTACCGTCAAAGGAGCAGCACCGCCATCAAAATATGCAAATGCAGAATTGATGAAAATACCAAATTTCTTGCATCTTACACCTCCTGCCATTAAGCAACAATGTGAAGCCCTCAAGAAGTTTTGTACACCTTGGCCAAAAGGTTTGGAAAGTgaggaaaaatggaaaaaacattTCCCGGTAGATGTGGTTAGCACAGATTATTGTCAAGCTCTGCCAACAATACGTAATCCAGAAGCACGTAGAGTTACTCTCACACTGAAACTGTCCCAATTGAAGTTTGATGCTCACGCAAAAGATAAATTCTTGCGCCTAGTGGGTGATCGATACAATAGCGAAAACGATACTCTTACAATTGTGGCGGATAGATGTCCTATGCGCAAGCAAAATTATGATTATGCTATGTATTTGTTAACCGCATGCTATCACGAGTCGTTCGTAACTGAACCTTGGGAAGCTACTAAATGTGAAGCGGATATGGAATATTATCAATATGAACGGAACAAGTCTAAGCTTTCTGTTGAATCCATTTTGAATTGGGGAAAATCTAGCAGTGATAGTAAAACGGAAGCCAGTAAAGGGTTTGTGGACAGTTTAGAGAAACTTATAAACGATGGCGAGAATGAATACAATTTGCGTAAATATAAAGAGGAGGTAATAAAATTGATTGGCATTAGAGTGTAA